From a region of the Planctomycetota bacterium genome:
- the atpA gene encoding F0F1 ATP synthase subunit alpha: MAINVSEISSVLKREIEGFEQQLEVSEVGTVIEVGDGIARIYGLRNAMAGELLEFANGTMGQVFNLEEDSIGAVIYGDYLGIKEGDEVKSTGRLLTVPVGEGVVGRVVNPLGQAVDGGAEIQSSETRMMDIVAPGIAKRQPVHEPLATGIKAIDAMIPIGRGQRELIIGDRKVGKTAVALDAIINQKGKGVKCFYVAIGQKESSVASVVDVLKREGAMEYTTVITAGASDPAPLQYIAAYAGCAMAEYFMWKGEHTLVVYDDLTKQAAAYRQLSLLLRRPPGREAFPGDVFYLHSRLLERAVKLSDDNGGGSLTALPIIETQEGEVSAYIPTNVISITDGQIYLEPDLFFAGVRPAVNVGISVSRVGGSAQTKAMKKIAGSLRLDLAAYRELEAFAQLGTELDPKTQAKLDRGARLVELLKQPQYQPMPFEQQVMVIYAATNGYLDKVEVEKVSEWQDGFLTYVDQSHASVREKLVETQALGDDIVDGLKTALDKFNESVWQG; encoded by the coding sequence ATCGAAGGCTTCGAGCAGCAGCTCGAAGTCTCCGAGGTCGGCACCGTCATCGAAGTCGGTGACGGCATCGCCCGCATCTACGGCCTCCGCAACGCCATGGCCGGCGAGCTCCTCGAGTTCGCCAACGGCACCATGGGCCAGGTCTTCAACCTCGAGGAAGACTCCATCGGTGCGGTCATCTACGGCGACTACCTCGGCATCAAGGAAGGCGACGAAGTGAAGTCGACCGGCCGGCTGCTGACGGTGCCCGTCGGTGAGGGCGTGGTCGGTCGCGTGGTCAACCCGCTTGGTCAGGCCGTCGATGGAGGCGCGGAGATCCAGTCGTCCGAGACGCGCATGATGGACATCGTCGCGCCCGGCATCGCCAAGCGTCAGCCGGTGCACGAGCCGCTCGCCACGGGTATCAAGGCGATTGACGCGATGATCCCGATCGGCCGCGGCCAGCGTGAGCTCATCATCGGCGACCGCAAAGTCGGCAAGACCGCGGTTGCCCTCGACGCGATCATCAACCAGAAGGGCAAGGGCGTTAAGTGCTTCTACGTCGCCATCGGCCAGAAGGAATCTTCGGTCGCTTCGGTCGTCGACGTGCTCAAGCGCGAAGGCGCGATGGAGTACACGACGGTGATCACCGCCGGCGCGTCCGACCCGGCCCCGCTGCAGTACATCGCCGCCTACGCCGGTTGCGCGATGGCCGAGTACTTCATGTGGAAGGGCGAGCACACGCTGGTGGTTTACGACGATCTCACCAAGCAGGCCGCCGCTTACCGTCAGCTCTCGCTGCTGCTGCGTCGTCCGCCGGGCCGCGAGGCGTTCCCCGGCGACGTGTTCTACCTGCACTCCCGTCTGCTCGAACGCGCCGTCAAACTCTCCGACGACAACGGCGGCGGCTCGCTCACCGCGCTGCCGATCATCGAAACCCAGGAAGGCGAAGTATCGGCTTACATCCCGACCAACGTCATCTCCATCACCGACGGTCAGATCTACCTCGAGCCCGACCTGTTCTTCGCCGGCGTGCGTCCCGCAGTGAACGTGGGTATCTCCGTGTCTCGTGTGGGTGGTTCGGCCCAGACCAAGGCTATGAAGAAGATCGCGGGCTCGCTGCGTCTTGACCTCGCCGCCTACCGCGAACTCGAAGCGTTCGCCCAGCTCGGTACCGAGCTCGACCCCAAGACCCAAGCCAAGCTCGACCGCGGTGCCCGTCTGGTTGAACTGCTCAAGCAGCCGCAGTACCAGCCGATGCCCTTCGAGCAGCAGGTCATGGTCATCTACGCCGCGACCAACGGCTACCTCGACAAGGTTGAAGTCGAAAAGGTCTCCGAGTGGCAGGACGGCTTCCTCACCTACGTCGACCAGTCCCACGCCAGCGTTCGCGAGAAGCTCGTCGAAACGCAGGCACTCGGCGATGACATCGTCGACGGTCTCAAGACCGCGCTCGACAAGTTCAACGAGTCGGTCTGGCAGGGGTAA